A genomic stretch from Limanda limanda chromosome 11, fLimLim1.1, whole genome shotgun sequence includes:
- the hdac9b gene encoding histone deacetylase 9-B, translating to MLQTIYEGESSFSTTDGRVGHQQLLNPSKMHNVNNSVDIKPEVPLAVDPLSPLDLRTDLRMLGPGSDPGLWERQLQQELLLIQKQQQIQKQLLISEFQKQHEKLTRQHQAQLQEHLKLQQELQAMKQQQELAEKERRMEQQQQNQQEKEQERHRREQHVSSLNLRGKERSRESAVASTEVKQKLQEFLLSKSAKDLATNGASHSFMHHQKLWYTSSHHTSLDQSSSPLGGTSPNCQYTLPSPIESKDDFPLRKTASEPNLKVRSRLKQKVAERRSSPMLKRSEGNIMAPYKKRALELMDSTPTNSAPGSGPSSPIGASSALGAENGPSSLPTTTKTERWPSQPILFRPEGSVSMLSLYTSPSLPNISFGLSTSTSPISAAMLKDRSTEIRHGLPGNLMGPVPLQSGLESKVSPSHQALLQHLLQKEQMRQQKILSSGPGSMSSHPQSPLAMKDRPSSSRPKLPKHRPLNRTQSAPLPQNTLAQLVIQQQHQHFLEKQKQYQQQIHINKLLSKSIEQLRQPNAHLQESEEELEEQQQQQQHAEQMESMQEDRLPPAGVIRKHTLSSSSSSGSSGELPDAHFGVIRVKEEPVDSEDEALSGQSLESVQNTYLHQVKGRLVIRAMI from the exons ATGCTGCAGACGATTTACGAGGGCGAGTCAAGTTTCTCCACAACAGACGGGCGCGTTGGACACCAGCAGCTCCTCAACCCGAGCAAGATGCACAACGTGAACAACTCAG TGGACATTAAGCCAGAAGTGCCATTGGCTGTGGATCCCCTATCTCCATTGGACCTGCGCACAGACCTGAGAATGCTGGGGCCAGGCTCGGACCCAGGACTGTGGGagaggcagctgcagcaggagctgcTCCTCattcagaagcagcagcagatccagaAGCAGTTACTAATCAGCGAGTTCCAGAAGCAGCATGAGAAGTTGACCCGTCAGCATCAGGCTCAGCTTCAGGAGCACCTTAAG CTCCAGCAGGAGCTCCAGGccatgaagcagcagcaggaacttGCCGAGAAGGAGCGTCGtatggagcagcagcagcagaaccagcaggagaaggagcaggagaggcATCGGCGAGAGCAGCATGTTTCCAGCCTGAACCTCAGGGGCAAGGAGCGCTCCAGAGAGA GTGCAGTGGCCAGTACCGAAGTGAAGCAGAAACTCCAAGAGTTTCTGTTGAGCAAATCAGCCAAGGACCTGGCCACTAATGGAGCAAGTCATTCTTTCATGCACCACCAAAAACTCTGGTACAC GTCTTCTCACCACACATCACTGGACCAAAGCTCTTCTCCTCTGGGCGGCACATCCCCCAACTGCCAGTACACTCTGCCATCACCCATAGAGAGCAAGGACGACTTCCCCTTGAGGAAGACAG CCTCTGAGCCCAACCTGAAAGTGCGATCCAGACTGAAGCAGAAAgtcgcagagaggaggagcagtcccATGCTGAAGAGAAGTGAAGGAAACATCATGGCTCCGTATAAGAAGAGGGCCCTGGAGCTAATGG ACTCTACACCCACTAACAGTGCCCCTGGCTCCGGCCCCAGCTCTCCCATAGGGGCCTCCAGTGCCTTGGGGGCTGAAAATGGACCCTCCTCTCTGCCTACTACCACAAAAACTGAG aGATGGCCTTCACAGCCGATATTATTCCGACCAGAAGGCTCTGTGTCCATGCTGAGCTTATACACATCTCCCTCCTTACCCAACATTTCCTTTGGGCTTTCGACTTCAACCTCGCCCATTAGC gCTGCCATGTTGAAAGACAGATCAACAGAAATCAGACATGGGCTGCCTGGGAACCTCATGGGCCCCGTGCCTCTTCAGTCAGGCCTGGAGTCCAAGGTGAGCCCCAGTCACCAGGCTCTCCTGCAACACCTCCTCCAGAAGGAGCAGATGAGGCAGCAGAAGATCCTCTCCTCTG GCCCTGGCTCCATGTCGTCTCACCCTCAGTCCCCTCTGGCCATGAAGGATCGCCCCTCCAGCAGTCGTCCTAAACTACCAAAACACCGGCCCTTGAACCGAACCCAGTCGGCTCCACTTCCCCAGAACACACTGGCCCAGCTTGTCATCCAGCAGCAACACCAGCACTTCCTGGAGAAGCAGAAACAGTACCAGCAGCAGATCCacataaataag ctgTTGTCCAAGTCCATCGAGCAGTTACGTCAGCCCAACGCGCACCTGCAGGAGTCGgaggaagagctggaggagcagcagcagcagcagcagcatgcgGAGCAGATGGAGAGCATGCAGGAGGACaggctgccccctgcaggagtCATCCGGAAGCACacgctcagcagcagcagcagcagtggctccAGCGGCGAGCTCCCAGACGCCCACTTCGGGGTCATCAGGGTCAAGGAGGAGCCGGTCGACAGCGAGGACGAGGCGCTGAGCGGTCAGAGCCTGGAGTCAGTGCAGAACACCTATCTCCACCAGGTCAAAGGGAGACTGGTGATAAGAGCCATGAtctga